One region of Jatrophihabitans cynanchi genomic DNA includes:
- a CDS encoding helix-turn-helix transcriptional regulator yields MLIGRHDELDRLLGALGEDKPTVVVGEAGVGKTTLLRAAAARAGRHSYEGGALSTLSWMEYLPLRRALGRAVVGADPQAVSADVEAQVGDGVLLLDDLQWAHPGTLEVVGVLGGRLGLLTGVRRGEPRSDDVIGTLGAAGFAVLELPPFTPDESAELLRTLHPDLPEAAVSTLIERTGGNPLLLQELASSGEPSESLRLAMAARLRHLDDAGRDAFGLLALAGRPVPVEDLGADGVQGLLAAGLAVADRDGIEIRHALLGEVAVDQMAADERRALHARIARGVRDPGEAARHFLHADDRPAAHTAALRAAEQTSNPGERAAHLAIAATCAQGPEADELRIRAALALQTVDDWDGLNTVLDAVSADNRDAQAWACLLRSRAAWIAGRPEVMRSAVASGLELAGGSDSEVEVELQIAAARIPIFLDADYPHGLELARVALEHATSTGRIRARAESIYGTALFFCGEPDWAEHVQLAVDLARAEGDLSTEVAAALNLVAMSETAGDPQHGRAVAHEYIGRCRELGLGKREAMVRIGLLNLDFQIGDYAAVLYGFDELAGAALDARSRDRVAETYCLALIDLGRIDEAVRLLAGASAEAVQDNGQVLDWIHAEAELWGGRPVQARRHVEAFLARSLFPTVRVYGEVTRAWVLADLGQDPGAPVDEQTVPGVLGARPETVALGLRHAGEHAAAAEAFAEAARLWAPYHRRGELRCLWRRGEALAAAGDTAAAVAVLTDLEQRVEAAGMLPLLGRIHRSLRACGLRRSSPAPRRGTGLLSAREAQVLHLVGQGLSNSEIASRLGVSRHTVVTQIASGSAKLGANNRAHAASLAAELGAPDAPSATPPDAAPDAPDAAPPAAAPPAAETDVAATATCQPSSLP; encoded by the coding sequence GTGCTCATCGGCAGACACGACGAGCTGGACCGCCTGCTGGGCGCGCTCGGGGAGGACAAGCCGACGGTCGTCGTGGGCGAGGCCGGCGTCGGCAAGACGACGCTGCTGCGTGCTGCCGCCGCCCGCGCGGGACGGCACAGCTACGAAGGTGGCGCGCTCTCGACGCTGTCCTGGATGGAGTACCTGCCGCTACGCCGAGCCCTCGGCCGCGCGGTAGTCGGCGCCGACCCGCAGGCCGTCAGCGCCGACGTCGAGGCCCAGGTCGGCGACGGCGTGCTGCTGCTCGACGACCTGCAGTGGGCCCACCCGGGCACGCTCGAGGTGGTCGGCGTCCTCGGCGGCCGGCTCGGCCTGCTGACCGGGGTCCGCCGCGGCGAACCACGCTCCGACGACGTCATCGGCACGCTCGGCGCGGCGGGTTTCGCGGTGCTGGAGCTGCCGCCGTTCACTCCGGACGAGTCGGCCGAACTGCTGCGCACGCTGCACCCCGATCTACCCGAGGCGGCGGTCAGCACCCTGATCGAGCGGACCGGCGGCAACCCGCTGCTGCTGCAGGAGTTGGCGTCCTCGGGCGAGCCGTCCGAGAGCCTGCGGCTGGCCATGGCCGCCCGGCTGCGCCACCTGGACGATGCCGGGCGCGACGCGTTCGGCCTGCTGGCGCTCGCCGGACGTCCGGTGCCGGTCGAGGACCTCGGGGCGGACGGCGTCCAGGGGCTGCTCGCCGCCGGCCTCGCGGTCGCCGACCGGGACGGGATCGAGATCCGGCACGCGCTGCTCGGCGAGGTCGCCGTCGACCAGATGGCGGCGGACGAACGCCGGGCGCTGCACGCCCGCATCGCGCGGGGCGTGCGCGATCCCGGCGAGGCCGCCCGGCACTTCCTGCACGCCGACGACCGGCCCGCCGCACACACCGCCGCGCTGCGCGCCGCCGAGCAGACCAGCAACCCCGGTGAACGGGCCGCCCACCTGGCCATCGCCGCGACCTGCGCGCAGGGCCCGGAGGCGGACGAGCTGCGGATCAGAGCGGCGCTCGCGCTGCAGACCGTCGACGACTGGGACGGGCTCAACACCGTGCTGGACGCGGTGTCGGCCGACAACCGCGACGCGCAGGCCTGGGCCTGCCTGCTTCGCTCGCGCGCGGCCTGGATCGCCGGCCGGCCGGAGGTGATGCGCTCGGCGGTCGCGTCCGGGCTGGAGCTGGCCGGCGGCTCGGACAGCGAGGTCGAGGTCGAGCTGCAGATCGCCGCCGCGCGCATCCCGATCTTCCTCGACGCCGACTACCCGCACGGTCTGGAACTTGCCCGCGTCGCGCTCGAACACGCCACGTCGACCGGGCGGATCCGCGCACGTGCCGAGTCGATCTACGGCACCGCGCTGTTCTTCTGCGGCGAACCCGACTGGGCCGAGCACGTGCAGCTCGCGGTCGACCTCGCCCGTGCGGAGGGCGACCTGAGCACCGAGGTCGCCGCCGCGCTGAACCTGGTCGCGATGAGCGAGACCGCGGGCGACCCGCAGCACGGCCGCGCTGTGGCCCACGAGTACATCGGCCGGTGCCGCGAGCTCGGCCTGGGCAAGCGCGAGGCCATGGTGCGCATCGGCCTGCTCAACCTGGACTTCCAGATCGGCGACTACGCGGCCGTCCTGTACGGCTTCGACGAACTGGCCGGTGCGGCCCTGGACGCGCGCAGTCGCGACCGCGTCGCCGAGACGTACTGCCTGGCCCTGATCGACCTGGGCCGCATCGACGAGGCGGTGCGGCTGCTCGCCGGCGCGTCCGCCGAGGCGGTACAGGACAACGGACAGGTGCTGGACTGGATCCACGCCGAGGCCGAGCTCTGGGGCGGGCGACCGGTGCAGGCCCGCCGGCACGTCGAGGCGTTCCTGGCCCGCAGCCTGTTCCCGACGGTGCGCGTATACGGCGAGGTGACCCGCGCCTGGGTGCTCGCCGATCTCGGTCAGGACCCGGGCGCACCGGTCGACGAGCAGACCGTGCCCGGCGTGCTGGGCGCACGTCCGGAGACGGTCGCGCTCGGGCTGCGGCACGCGGGCGAGCACGCCGCTGCGGCCGAGGCGTTCGCCGAAGCGGCGCGGCTCTGGGCGCCCTATCACCGGCGCGGCGAGCTGCGCTGCCTGTGGCGCCGGGGCGAGGCGCTCGCGGCGGCGGGAGACACGGCGGCGGCGGTCGCGGTGCTCACCGACCTCGAGCAGCGCGTCGAGGCTGCCGGCATGCTGCCGTTGCTGGGTCGGATCCACCGCTCGCTGCGGGCGTGCGGGCTGCGGCGCAGCAGCCCCGCGCCGCGCCGCGGCACCGGGCTGCTCAGCGCGCGCGAGGCTCAGGTGCTGCACCTGGTCGGACAGGGGCTGAGCAACTCCGAGATCGCCTCGCGGCTGGGCGTATCGCGGCACACGGTGGTCACCCAGATCGCGTCCGGATCGGCCAAGCTGGGCGCGAACAACCGCGCGCACGCCGCGTCGCTCGCGGCCGAGCTGGGCGCGCCGGACGCGCCGTCAGCCACACCGCCGGACGCAGCGCCGGACGCGCCGGACGCCGCACCGCCGGCCGCCGCACCGCCGGCCGCCGAGACCGACGTGGCCGCTACAGCAACCTGTCAGCCGAGTTCCTTGCCGTAG
- a CDS encoding DAK2 domain-containing protein — translation MLESLDADAIRGWSVAAVTSLDAHRAEIDDLNVFPVPDGDTGTNMAATLRAGADALAAADAATVGDALAALARGAIIEARGNSGVIVAQLLNGMATAAAGADRYCTAELRRGLAEGVSQAYHAVAEPVEGTILTVARAASEQLPAGDVPLARAITAAVAAADSALAHTPDQLSALARAGVVDAGGRGLVLLLAALATVITGRTPALANVAAPAARSRVPRESGSAAFEYEVQYLLQAGEQATIALRDRLSGLGDSVVVAGTGDGTWNVHAHVNDVGAAIEAGLAAGPTWRISVVRFADAAGPADAGEHAAGPAVATRARTAGAVVTIAPGAGVRHLFAGEGVVVLEPDAGADLQPHDVAAAVRGTGATEVVLLPNAERMTDVAHAAAEQVRADGVRVAVVPTRSPVQGLAAIAVHDPARRFDDDVVAMAEAAAATRFAEITVATERSLTSVGICQQGDLLGLIDGEVVEIGHGLVAVAFALVSRLLGVGVELMTVLVGADAPAGLGELIAGHVRERAPLTDVSVYVGGQPRYPLIIGVE, via the coding sequence GTGCTGGAGTCGCTCGACGCGGACGCCATCCGCGGTTGGAGCGTCGCTGCGGTCACCTCGCTCGACGCGCACCGGGCCGAGATCGACGACCTGAACGTGTTCCCGGTCCCGGACGGCGACACCGGCACCAACATGGCGGCGACGCTGCGCGCCGGGGCGGACGCGCTCGCGGCGGCCGACGCCGCGACGGTCGGGGACGCACTGGCCGCCCTGGCACGCGGCGCGATCATCGAGGCCCGCGGCAACTCCGGCGTCATCGTGGCCCAGTTGCTGAACGGCATGGCGACGGCGGCGGCGGGCGCGGACCGGTACTGCACCGCCGAACTGCGTCGCGGGCTGGCCGAGGGGGTGTCCCAGGCGTACCACGCGGTCGCCGAGCCGGTCGAGGGCACCATCCTCACCGTGGCGCGGGCCGCGTCCGAGCAACTGCCCGCCGGCGACGTGCCGCTCGCGCGCGCGATCACCGCGGCGGTCGCCGCCGCCGATTCGGCCCTGGCGCACACCCCGGACCAGTTGAGCGCGCTCGCCCGCGCGGGAGTCGTCGACGCCGGCGGCCGCGGCCTGGTGCTGCTGCTCGCCGCGCTCGCCACCGTGATCACCGGCCGAACGCCTGCCCTCGCGAACGTCGCCGCTCCGGCCGCGCGCAGCCGGGTGCCGCGCGAGAGCGGCAGCGCGGCGTTCGAGTACGAGGTGCAGTACCTGCTGCAGGCCGGCGAGCAAGCCACCATCGCGCTCCGGGACCGGCTCAGCGGGCTCGGCGACTCGGTGGTGGTGGCCGGGACGGGCGACGGCACCTGGAACGTGCACGCGCACGTCAACGACGTCGGTGCCGCCATCGAGGCCGGGCTCGCGGCCGGGCCCACCTGGCGCATCAGCGTCGTCCGGTTCGCCGACGCTGCCGGCCCGGCCGACGCCGGTGAGCATGCCGCCGGGCCCGCTGTTGCCACGCGGGCGCGGACCGCCGGCGCCGTCGTCACGATCGCGCCCGGTGCCGGCGTGCGGCACCTGTTCGCCGGGGAGGGCGTCGTCGTGCTCGAGCCGGACGCCGGCGCGGACCTGCAGCCGCACGACGTCGCCGCCGCGGTGCGCGGGACCGGCGCCACCGAGGTCGTGTTGCTGCCGAACGCCGAGCGGATGACCGACGTCGCGCACGCCGCTGCCGAGCAGGTCCGGGCCGACGGCGTGCGCGTGGCCGTGGTGCCGACCCGCTCGCCGGTGCAGGGCCTGGCGGCGATCGCGGTGCACGACCCGGCGCGGCGCTTCGACGACGACGTGGTCGCGATGGCCGAGGCTGCCGCGGCCACCCGGTTCGCCGAGATAACCGTCGCGACCGAGCGGTCGTTGACCTCGGTGGGCATCTGCCAGCAGGGCGACCTGCTCGGGCTGATCGACGGCGAGGTGGTCGAGATCGGCCACGGCCTGGTGGCCGTCGCCTTCGCGCTGGTGTCCCGGCTGCTCGGGGTGGGGGTGGAGCTGATGACCGTCCTGGTCGGCGCCGACGCCCCCGCGGGCCTGGGCGAGCTGATCGCCGGGCACGTGCGCGAGCGCGCCCCGCTGACCGACGTCAGCGTCTACGTCGGCGGGCAGCCGCGCTATCCGCTGATCATCGGGGTCGAATAA
- a CDS encoding thiamine-phosphate kinase, translating to MIRRITAALAGADTTLLGPGDDAAVVAAADGRVVASTDMLVENRHFRRDWSTANDIGHKAAARSLADIAAMGAVPTALLVGFAAPGTLALDWVDGLVAGLREECGEVGAAVVGGDVTAADTITLAVTALGDLQGRDPVTLGGARVGDVVAVAGRLGWSAGGLAVLGRGFRSPVQVVTAHRRPEPPYAEGPRAAQLGATAMTDVSDGLIADLGHIAEASGVRLELRGEAIEVPAKLAEVGAALNVDPLVWVLTGGDDYALAATFPRGTDLPEQWRVIGAVIDGEGVRVDGRRWPVGGHEHYR from the coding sequence TTGATCAGGCGGATCACGGCCGCGCTGGCCGGGGCCGACACGACGCTGCTCGGTCCGGGCGACGACGCGGCGGTGGTCGCGGCCGCCGACGGCAGGGTGGTGGCGTCCACCGACATGCTGGTGGAGAACCGGCATTTCCGCCGCGATTGGTCGACCGCGAACGACATCGGGCACAAGGCGGCCGCCCGCAGCCTGGCGGACATCGCCGCCATGGGGGCCGTGCCGACCGCGTTGCTGGTCGGGTTCGCGGCGCCGGGCACGCTCGCGCTGGACTGGGTCGACGGCCTGGTGGCCGGGCTGCGCGAGGAGTGCGGCGAGGTGGGTGCCGCGGTGGTCGGTGGGGACGTGACGGCCGCGGACACGATCACGCTGGCGGTGACCGCGCTCGGTGACCTGCAGGGGCGCGACCCGGTGACGCTCGGCGGGGCCCGCGTCGGCGACGTGGTCGCGGTGGCCGGCCGGCTGGGCTGGAGCGCCGGAGGGCTGGCGGTGCTCGGGCGCGGGTTCCGCTCGCCGGTGCAGGTGGTGACCGCACACCGACGCCCGGAGCCGCCGTACGCGGAGGGCCCCCGCGCGGCGCAGCTCGGCGCGACGGCGATGACCGATGTCAGCGACGGGCTGATCGCCGACCTCGGCCACATCGCCGAGGCGAGCGGGGTGCGCCTGGAACTGCGCGGCGAGGCGATCGAGGTACCCGCGAAGCTGGCCGAGGTGGGGGCCGCGCTCAACGTCGACCCGCTGGTGTGGGTCCTCACCGGCGGTGATGACTACGCGCTGGCCGCGACCTTCCCGCGCGGTACCGACCTGCCGGAGCAGTGGCGCGTCATCGGTGCCGTCATCGACGGCGAGGGCGTGCGTGTCGACGGGCGGCGCTGGCCGGTCGGCGGCCACGAGCACTACCGCTGA
- a CDS encoding GNAT family N-acetyltransferase, with translation MELLIQTRAYDDADVIRLVEQVQQEYVVRYGGPDEAVVELAEFEPPHGLFLVGLADGEPAATGGWRRIENGVVEIKRMYVVPHARGHGFARRLLAELETSAAASGATRAVLNTGNQQPEAIALYESCGYLRVPAFGHYACQPGALFYGKELG, from the coding sequence GTGGAGTTGCTGATCCAGACCCGGGCGTACGACGACGCCGACGTGATCCGCCTGGTCGAGCAGGTGCAGCAGGAGTACGTCGTGCGCTACGGCGGGCCGGACGAAGCGGTCGTCGAGCTGGCGGAGTTCGAGCCGCCCCACGGCCTGTTCCTGGTCGGCCTCGCCGACGGCGAACCGGCCGCGACCGGCGGCTGGCGCCGGATCGAGAACGGCGTGGTCGAGATCAAGCGGATGTACGTGGTGCCGCACGCGCGCGGGCACGGCTTCGCGCGGCGGCTGCTCGCCGAACTGGAAACCAGCGCCGCCGCGTCGGGCGCCACACGGGCGGTGCTCAACACCGGCAACCAGCAGCCCGAGGCGATCGCGTTGTACGAGAGCTGCGGCTACCTGCGGGTGCCCGCGTTCGGGCACTACGCGTGCCAGCCGGGCGCGCTGTTCTACGGCAAGGAACTCGGCTGA
- a CDS encoding Lrp/AsnC family transcriptional regulator, producing MSVNAYILIQTEVGKAAAVAQEIGALDGVTNAEDVTGPYDVIVRAEADTVDELGKLVVAKVQGVAGITRTLTCPVVHL from the coding sequence ATGAGTGTGAATGCCTACATCCTGATCCAGACCGAGGTCGGCAAGGCCGCCGCCGTGGCGCAGGAGATCGGCGCTCTCGACGGGGTCACCAACGCCGAGGACGTCACCGGTCCGTACGACGTGATCGTGCGCGCCGAGGCGGACACCGTGGACGAGCTGGGCAAGCTGGTCGTCGCGAAGGTGCAGGGCGTCGCCGGGATCACCCGCACGCTGACCTGCCCGGTCGTCCACCTGTAG
- the rpmB gene encoding 50S ribosomal protein L28 gives MASVCDVCGKGPGFGMSVSHSHRRTHRRWNPNVQKVRALVAPGTRRRISVCTSCLKAGKVTRG, from the coding sequence GTGGCCAGCGTCTGCGATGTCTGCGGCAAGGGGCCCGGCTTCGGCATGTCCGTCTCGCACTCCCACCGCCGTACCCACCGCCGGTGGAACCCGAACGTGCAGAAGGTGCGTGCACTCGTCGCGCCCGGCACGCGCCGCCGGATCAGCGTGTGCACGTCCTGCCTGAAGGCCGGCAAGGTCACCCGCGGCTGA
- a CDS encoding response regulator transcription factor has product MILTCWPAGGAEVGRHIVLEGADPQTVADTAREAAAGGGTVVTGWRVRADGPRTVCVGTVADADDAGRAVLAAVIGADVVVDAAADREVIDRLCDDLRRLGTLEHRLGAAARRPVLTDDERALLAHLLGGATLGETARALHLSRRTADRRLASARAKLGASSTSEAVVLAARAGIKPG; this is encoded by the coding sequence ATGATCTTGACGTGCTGGCCGGCCGGTGGTGCTGAGGTGGGCCGGCACATCGTGCTCGAGGGGGCCGACCCGCAGACGGTCGCCGACACCGCCCGGGAGGCCGCGGCCGGCGGAGGCACCGTGGTCACGGGGTGGCGGGTGCGTGCCGACGGCCCGCGCACCGTCTGCGTGGGGACGGTCGCCGACGCCGACGACGCGGGACGGGCCGTGCTGGCGGCGGTGATCGGCGCGGACGTCGTCGTCGACGCCGCTGCCGACCGTGAGGTGATCGACCGGCTCTGCGACGACCTGCGCCGGCTGGGCACGCTCGAGCACCGGCTGGGTGCGGCGGCGCGGCGGCCCGTTCTCACCGACGACGAGCGGGCCCTGCTGGCTCACCTGCTCGGCGGTGCGACGCTGGGCGAGACGGCGCGGGCGCTGCACCTGTCGCGCCGCACGGCCGATCGCCGGCTGGCGTCGGCGCGGGCCAAACTGGGCGCGAGCAGCACGTCCGAGGCGGTCGTGCTCGCCGCCCGGGCCGGGATCAAACCCGGCTGA